In Leptospiraceae bacterium, the following are encoded in one genomic region:
- a CDS encoding HAMP domain-containing protein, whose protein sequence is MSYNFYFINVFLVDNIKDFDYYTTLIFRSVKLFKKLSEDNNSINSNKPKVIDKPKGITIQLKLMGIISILFIFTITIIIVLATQFFRQETESRIDDMNLQNVRVIGSKVKTDISAIIDKATQMIVILQSDSNPQKYINLFFKNDPDFLLLGLYRTENDKLIPSKLIINNEYLNEYQLNKEDLESIISLNKTVFARSFEGEPILYNASPGAKEPVFALSFPQTDADNKDIIVAIIKLEKIQSAFKKSGITEVFLSNGDGLVIAHDDPKVLFTSSNFSELQIVDQMLKSNVANGKKTYVGAENKKYIGAYQKIGFANSGVISIVEEEKAMESVYNIQRRNFYIMMIGMSLALIVVFILAKTISNPILLLLSATVEIAKGNFRVSIKPSTKDEVGLLTEYFVTMGEGLEEREKVKNILGNMIDPDVVKEAMKDMEALKRGSEKQITAFFSDVAGFSTISEQLSSVDLAALLNEYLSAMTLILKKYNGVLDKYIGDAIVGIFNAPVDVADHPLAAGIASIEMITKLNDLREYWVKNNLYSKEAQEMDVRIGLNVGLAKVGFMGTDALASYTMMGDTVNLAARLEAAGKDYGVNILISESMNKEVSHELFTRGLDMVRVKGKNEPVKLFELIGKKSEITSSLVESSEIYQHAFALYLNQDWDKAIQSFKDSEKAKGKKDKAVELLIERCSYYKTSSPGETWDGVFTRKHK, encoded by the coding sequence ATGAGTTACAACTTTTATTTTATCAATGTTTTTTTAGTTGATAATATAAAAGACTTTGATTACTATACGACTTTAATTTTCAGGAGTGTGAAGTTGTTCAAAAAATTGTCAGAAGATAACAATTCCATTAATTCAAACAAACCAAAGGTGATTGATAAACCGAAAGGAATTACAATTCAACTTAAGTTAATGGGAATAATTTCTATTTTGTTCATTTTTACAATTACTATCATTATTGTATTAGCTACGCAATTTTTTCGTCAGGAGACTGAAAGCCGAATTGATGATATGAACCTACAAAATGTTCGAGTGATTGGATCTAAAGTTAAAACTGATATAAGCGCTATTATTGATAAAGCTACTCAGATGATTGTAATTCTTCAATCTGACTCTAATCCTCAGAAATACATAAATTTATTCTTTAAAAATGATCCCGACTTTTTATTATTAGGTTTATATCGAACAGAAAACGATAAACTAATTCCATCCAAATTAATTATAAATAATGAGTATTTAAATGAATACCAACTCAACAAAGAAGATTTAGAATCTATTATCAGTTTAAATAAAACTGTGTTTGCAAGATCTTTCGAGGGAGAACCAATTCTTTACAATGCAAGTCCCGGCGCAAAAGAACCAGTTTTTGCACTTAGTTTTCCTCAGACGGATGCGGATAATAAGGATATAATTGTAGCAATTATAAAATTAGAGAAAATACAATCTGCTTTTAAAAAATCGGGGATAACGGAAGTATTCCTTTCGAATGGAGATGGACTTGTAATTGCGCATGACGATCCAAAAGTTCTTTTTACTTCTTCTAATTTCAGTGAGTTACAAATCGTTGACCAAATGTTAAAGAGTAACGTAGCAAATGGAAAAAAAACATACGTCGGAGCTGAAAATAAAAAATACATTGGTGCTTATCAAAAGATTGGATTTGCTAACAGTGGTGTAATTTCTATTGTTGAAGAAGAAAAAGCGATGGAGTCTGTTTACAACATCCAAAGAAGAAACTTTTATATAATGATGATTGGAATGAGTCTTGCTTTGATCGTAGTTTTTATTTTGGCAAAAACTATTTCCAATCCAATATTATTATTATTATCCGCTACAGTTGAAATTGCAAAAGGTAATTTTAGAGTATCTATTAAACCAAGTACGAAAGATGAAGTTGGACTATTGACTGAATACTTCGTAACTATGGGGGAAGGTCTCGAAGAAAGGGAAAAAGTAAAAAATATTCTAGGAAATATGATAGATCCAGACGTTGTAAAGGAAGCCATGAAGGATATGGAAGCTTTAAAACGCGGATCAGAAAAGCAGATTACAGCTTTTTTCTCAGATGTAGCTGGATTTTCTACTATTAGTGAACAGCTAAGTTCTGTTGATCTTGCAGCATTGTTAAATGAATATCTTTCCGCTATGACTTTGATTTTGAAAAAGTACAATGGAGTTTTAGATAAATACATTGGGGATGCGATAGTCGGTATTTTTAACGCACCGGTGGACGTCGCTGATCATCCACTTGCAGCAGGAATAGCCTCTATAGAGATGATTACTAAACTGAATGATTTGCGTGAATATTGGGTGAAAAATAATTTGTATTCCAAGGAAGCACAAGAAATGGACGTGCGAATTGGGCTAAATGTAGGGCTTGCCAAAGTAGGATTTATGGGAACTGACGCACTTGCTTCTTATACAATGATGGGGGATACTGTGAATTTGGCGGCAAGATTGGAAGCTGCAGGAAAAGATTACGGTGTAAATATTTTAATCTCAGAGAGTATGAATAAAGAAGTTTCACATGAGTTATTTACTCGTGGATTAGACATGGTTCGAGTAAAGGGAAAAAATGAACCTGTAAAACTATTTGAATTAATTGGTAAAAAATCAGAGATAACTAGTTCATTAGTTGAGTCATCGGAAATTTATCAACATGCGTTTGCTTTGTATTTGAATCAGGATTGGGATAAGGCGATTCAATCTTTTAAAGATTCGGAAAAGGCAAAAGGAAAAAAAGATAAGGCAGTTGAACTCCTAATTGAAAGGTGTTCCTATTATAAAACTTCGTCTCCGGGAGAAACTTGGGACGGAGTATTTACCCGAAAACATAAATAA
- a CDS encoding tetratricopeptide repeat protein has product MNNFIFLFFRITRIIPLFLLTIYSCQSIEEKGPTQESKIDNLLIRGFTQFPLYTGRDFLGYINAEGQEKTFDKKLWRGKVKKDPIQQNIILSYSLEDLKELKGGFSEILSAEAGYETIQSLNLILENPVQYILEDLSMEPNFKNQKELFNRKYIGAVLKVDKINIELKNKNGVTLKTEADLKINNIKLGVNFQHSSSENSVFFAENAYVGYKLFAAPENPESLITEEDKRLKVVVFPFEIEDFKSRDEKLKSALADATARSLNMIENIFVLDRNSYQKILEEQQLAKSEHYDEKKAAQIGKIMTANTILIGKFSREGLNARITCNMIDVETNALRSNGSIKLDINIKGKNSPMIADEWEAKILESFGVKPAPKDPTSTSILGTNIGDAYDFYWKGKEKFILMDEESLEEAIPLFNKAIELDPNYAESYATLAETYQRLYDFKKFTGDRIGAEKMKIFGFEAISKALEIAPESSNVNRVISFYYFYLDPDYEKSKFHAQKAVELDPKDAEAAMRLFVIKARENKKYLSPDNKDLLSIYDLNPNIISTNFYMAQSYKLAGNYNKAIEFYQKILAISPKSISIYADISSSYTEQEKWEEALTWLDKADEIQPNNFQVQIHYANYFIRKKEFKKAYEYLNLAKKLQPKSTTPYEAIANISLRLKNYDDAIVNLQKCLELEPKKASFLNQLGNVYRKKGDTQNAINQYTKAIKLEPRFVLSYDNLANTYFSSKKFDLAIQNFEKCIELEPSNSLYPRAIAEAYIEIENYDTAISYYNKAQELDPNEHMIYNELGSTLVLKREYEAGKEKFERAIELGNDEVKSYGYKGLADLKRKQRKYEEAMDLYKQSINIFSDNQEAKLGLAYIYSKKGNNQKAIVILKSILEKDPQNAKAYFDLGKYYKLEKRMEESLESYKKACEYGEINACIEHKGNKKKKKK; this is encoded by the coding sequence ATGAACAATTTTATTTTTTTATTTTTTCGAATAACTCGAATTATTCCCTTGTTTCTATTAACCATTTACAGTTGCCAAAGTATAGAAGAGAAAGGACCAACCCAAGAAAGTAAAATTGATAATCTACTCATTCGAGGATTTACACAATTTCCCTTGTATACAGGAAGAGATTTTTTAGGTTATATAAATGCAGAAGGCCAAGAAAAAACTTTCGATAAAAAATTATGGAGAGGAAAAGTTAAAAAAGATCCAATTCAACAAAATATTATATTAAGTTATTCTCTCGAAGATTTAAAGGAATTAAAAGGTGGGTTTTCGGAAATACTCTCAGCAGAAGCGGGATATGAAACCATTCAATCTCTAAATTTAATTTTAGAAAATCCAGTACAATATATCCTAGAAGATCTCTCCATGGAGCCTAATTTCAAAAATCAAAAGGAATTATTTAATCGAAAATACATTGGAGCAGTTTTAAAAGTAGATAAAATAAATATTGAATTGAAAAACAAAAACGGTGTCACACTTAAAACAGAAGCTGACTTAAAAATTAATAATATAAAATTAGGTGTAAACTTTCAACACAGTTCCTCTGAAAACTCTGTTTTTTTTGCAGAGAATGCCTATGTAGGATACAAACTATTTGCCGCGCCTGAAAATCCAGAATCTCTAATAACAGAAGAAGATAAACGTTTAAAAGTTGTAGTTTTTCCTTTCGAAATAGAAGATTTTAAATCGAGAGATGAAAAGCTGAAATCTGCCTTAGCAGATGCTACAGCAAGATCCTTAAACATGATTGAAAATATTTTTGTTTTGGATAGAAATAGTTATCAAAAAATTTTAGAAGAACAACAACTTGCAAAATCCGAACATTATGATGAAAAAAAAGCAGCCCAAATTGGTAAAATTATGACTGCAAATACAATTCTAATTGGGAAATTTTCAAGAGAAGGTCTAAATGCTCGAATTACTTGCAATATGATCGATGTAGAAACTAACGCTCTTCGTTCCAATGGGTCAATCAAATTAGATATTAATATAAAAGGAAAAAACTCTCCTATGATTGCAGACGAATGGGAGGCAAAAATATTGGAGTCATTTGGCGTTAAACCAGCTCCAAAAGATCCCACGTCAACCTCTATTTTAGGAACTAATATTGGCGATGCTTACGACTTTTACTGGAAAGGAAAAGAAAAATTCATTTTAATGGATGAAGAAAGTTTAGAAGAAGCAATTCCTCTATTTAATAAAGCGATTGAATTAGATCCAAATTATGCAGAATCCTATGCAACGTTAGCCGAGACATACCAAAGATTATATGATTTTAAAAAATTTACAGGCGATAGAATTGGCGCTGAAAAAATGAAAATATTCGGATTTGAAGCAATTTCAAAAGCATTGGAAATTGCTCCCGAATCATCAAACGTAAATCGTGTTATTTCCTTTTATTATTTTTACCTTGATCCAGATTATGAAAAAAGTAAATTTCATGCGCAAAAAGCAGTAGAATTAGACCCGAAAGATGCTGAAGCAGCCATGAGATTATTCGTAATTAAAGCTCGTGAAAATAAAAAATACCTTTCACCGGATAATAAAGATTTGCTCTCAATCTATGATCTTAATCCAAATATAATTTCTACTAATTTTTATATGGCACAATCTTATAAATTGGCAGGAAACTATAATAAAGCAATTGAGTTTTACCAAAAAATTCTAGCAATTTCTCCAAAAAGTATTTCCATTTATGCAGATATAAGTAGTTCCTATACAGAACAAGAAAAATGGGAAGAAGCTCTTACTTGGCTAGACAAAGCAGACGAAATACAACCCAATAATTTCCAAGTTCAAATTCATTATGCGAATTATTTTATTCGTAAAAAGGAATTTAAAAAGGCATATGAGTATTTAAATCTAGCAAAAAAGTTACAACCCAAAAGTACAACTCCTTATGAGGCTATTGCAAATATATCTCTCCGACTTAAAAACTATGATGACGCAATTGTAAATCTACAAAAGTGTCTAGAACTTGAACCTAAAAAAGCCAGTTTTCTAAATCAGTTAGGCAATGTGTATAGAAAAAAAGGGGATACTCAAAATGCGATAAATCAATACACCAAGGCAATCAAACTTGAACCAAGGTTTGTATTGAGTTATGACAATCTTGCAAATACTTATTTTAGTTCGAAAAAATTTGATTTGGCAATTCAAAACTTTGAAAAATGTATCGAATTAGAACCATCTAACAGTCTTTATCCTCGTGCCATAGCAGAAGCTTATATCGAAATAGAAAATTATGATACTGCAATCAGTTATTATAACAAAGCACAAGAATTAGACCCTAACGAACATATGATCTATAATGAACTTGGCTCTACTCTGGTTCTAAAAAGAGAATATGAAGCCGGAAAGGAAAAATTTGAGAGAGCAATTGAATTAGGAAATGATGAAGTAAAATCATACGGCTACAAAGGATTAGCCGACCTAAAACGAAAACAAAGAAAATATGAAGAAGCAATGGACCTATATAAACAATCGATTAATATTTTCTCCGATAACCAAGAAGCAAAATTAGGATTGGCATATATTTACTCAAAAAAAGGAAATAACCAAAAAGCAATTGTAATACTAAAATCAATTTTAGAAAAAGATCCACAAAATGCAAAAGCCTATTTTGATTTAGGAAAATATTACAAATTAGAAAAACGAATGGAGGAGTCTCTAGAAAGTTACAAAAAAGCTTGCGAATATGGAGAAATAAATGCATGT